A region of Larus michahellis chromosome 15, bLarMic1.1, whole genome shotgun sequence DNA encodes the following proteins:
- the SAPCD2 gene encoding suppressor APC domain-containing protein 2, which yields MAPERGDRSLPPTGTEGLPRVFLQSLRTLFDILDDRRRGYVHLREIESRWRGAEARELPAGVMDGLRRAAPASGYLTFERFVLGLRAALPGADPPLESGGGRRSAEKPPNPRGAEERRGKSGGQREPGHGPHRGRGGDAKAAAQSQGDGSHPGAGDTRRHQRGRAEHRRHTITNGVDFSMLKHMKELEQEKDFLLQGLELVERAREWYHQHIQFMQERQRLLGKNKTSAEFLPEGSQSHLGCLLPKLQEVNRCLGDLLSTTGKPGNSSSALSKLVPVASPASAGSQQAINMLKEQNRLLTKEVTDKSERITQLEQEKSALIKQLFEARARNNHETSQLDSTFI from the exons atGGCCCCGGAGCGCGGCGACAGGTCGCTCCCCCCCACCGGTACCGAGGGGCTCCCCCGGGTGTTCCTGCAGAGCCTGCGGACTCTTTTCGATATCCTGGATGACCGGCGGCGGGGTTACGTGCACCTACGGGAGATCGAGTCCCGCTGGCGGGGAGCCGAAGCCCGGGAGCTGCCCGCCGGGGTGATGGACGGGTTGCGGCGGGCGGCACCGGCCAGCGGGTACCTCACCTTCGAGCGGTTCGTCCTGGGGCTGCGCGCTGCCCTGCCCGGTGCCGACCCCCCGCTggagagcggcggcgggcggcggagcgcggAGAAGCCGCCGAACCCGCGGGGTGCCGAGGAGCGGCGGGGGAAGAGCGGCGGGCAGCGGGAGCCGGGGCACGGCCCGCACCGCGGCCGAG GCGGTGATGCTAAGGCTGCTGCGCAGTCCCAGGGAGATGGCAGCCATCCAGGAGCTGGGGACACTCGGAGGCATCAGAGGGGACGTGCAGAGCACCGCAGACACACCATCACCAATGGTGTGGACTTCAGCATG CTGAAGCACatgaaggagctggagcaggagaaggattTCCTGCTGCAGGGTCTGGAGCTGGTAGAGCGCGCCCGGGAGTGGTACCACCAGCACATCCAGTTCATGCAGGAACGCCAGAGGCTCCTGGGGAAGAACAAAACTAGTGCT gAATTCCTCCCTGAGGGCAGCCAGAGCCACCTGGGATGCCTGCTCCccaagctgcaggaggtgaaCCGCTGCCTGGGTGACCTGCTCTCCACCACCGGCAAG CCAGGGAACTCCTCCTCGGCCCTGAGCAAGCTGGTCCCTGTGGCGTCCCCAGCCTCAGCAGGCTCCCAGCAAGCCATCAACATGCTGAAGGAGCAAAACCGGCTTCTCACCAAG GAGGTGACTGACAAGAGCGAACGCATCACCCAGTTGGAGCAGGAGAAGTCTGCGCTGATCAAGCAGCTCTTCGAGGCTCGCGCCCGCAATAACCATGAGACGAGCCAGCTGGACTCTACCTTCATCTAG